One genomic region from Cardiocondyla obscurior isolate alpha-2009 linkage group LG01, Cobs3.1, whole genome shotgun sequence encodes:
- the Obp11 gene encoding odorant binding protein 11 encodes MREMAKESLILICACLVFTQFVVANAANDEDIDWTTLHAELRKLAGNIRKKCIGETGATNAELEAADVGDFSGEKLACYFKCVMEKGGVMKKDGKLNLKLMAKMLPQAYRHIGVEMLDQCRNTGGSDKCEIAMIFNQCMYKANPVAYFVI; translated from the exons ATGCGAgaaatggcaaaagaaagCTTAATTCTCATCTGTGCCTGCTTAGTCTTCACGCAGTTCGTCGTCGCCAATGCCGCTAATGATGAA GATATAGATTGGACTACTCTTCATGCAGAGTTAAGGAAATTAGCTGGAAACATACGAAAAAAGTGCATCGGTGAAACTGGCGCAACAAATG CGGAGCTAGAGGCGGCAGATGTAGGTGATTTTTCTGGCGAAAAATTAGCGTGCTATTTTAAATGTGTGATGGAAAAAGGAGGAGtg ATGAAAAAAGATGGTAAATTAAACCTCAAACTCATGGCCAAGATGTTGCCGCAAGCATATAGACATATTGGAGTAGAGATGTTAGACCAATGTCGTAATACTG gGGGTAGCGATAAGTGCGAAATAGCTATGATTTTCAACCAATGCATGTACAAAGCAAATCCTGTG gCGTATTTCGTTATCTAA
- the LOC139106160 gene encoding BOS complex subunit NOMO3 isoform X1 gives MDLIRRLVFLAYLAVVAAGSVFAQDILGCGGFLKSHADIDFTKVHVKLYTKTGSLKDQTECAPNTGYYFLPLYDKGEYVLKVDPPRGWSFEPTEVTLNVDGVTDDCSQGKDINFTFKGFGITGRVISLGTDSGPKGVTVSLYSEVVFSSEQVPIKSMLTAEGGIFYFTPIQPGKYILVAQHSKWSIKKNKIEVTVQEGNTELADGSLVVSGYDVSGKVTNEDEPVAGVSLLLYGNGVAENCELPPDEKSFESTVETAPLCVVTSDNTGRFIFSSLSSGDYKIVPWYSRKTIYSILPQVLSFKVTHTSVVLTEDFEVIGFTVSGLVRSSANGHPLQGAKIFLSQKEVAKKAITDKDGKYVLENMKAGQYILKAESPNVQFGDKTVKISSTSPELPVMIPSAYKVSGKVTLSAKGTLHFRRLSIQNTAATFYKELNTNEKTGEYSVYLAPDKYQLSVIVSTEEKTKGLQFYPLQQTIDVTSQPIINVNFLQLKATLTGTVHCLPGTDCSQVSVTLKILDGVTIKTVQAKVVFHYLDGQYQFTDILPGHYEIFIDNDVFCWENPSYRISITSERAEVPPFKHTGFSITFISSHETAVEYFEPNNTKLITLPLNKGSMRHCVPKSGAYTFIPKGCHVYENSSYTWDTNNVSPILLHSTEHTHKGSIISLSVQNNIKVKIEDSNDSVTIGPLKHIKKDNVYKYEFEFKAKTDNMYTITPLSDILLFNPPSLKVFGVNDCHNDIASFASDLGKIIAGHISPPLEGVTVRIIRKDEESSIHTLVTQKDGIYSVGPLDKKIDYSVTAEKEGFVITGPDAKGVFFAHKLAEIIVQVSDQADKSSLQGVLLSLSGGQNYRKNSITSEDGIFIFNSLSPGEYYLRPMMKEYRFDPPSKMINVMEGATVNVNVFGNRVAYSAYGSVTSLNGEPEVGLLVEVQGENNCSNLQEEATTEENGTFRIRGLQPKCAYVFRLKPNVESNAHIQHTIPATLHITSESVQPVEDVRNLRLIAFHPISRTDVSVHVTSSQPEHYRTIKIKLCREDAPDSPVHVSKLDMHQFTNKNADNYNAGFLVHFPPLQADGRKYFVQLESSLSQAVHKYRTMPVYFEANSSFKYVKLAFNAERKVDQGEMNQTSVIALPFIMLVALAFLNRDKLWIWLNALVERRSKPVPSSRTPVQAIPIDPRADDIIVEQIMNINKRKTKPRKV, from the exons ATGGATTTAATTCGGCGTCTCGTTTTTCTCGCGTACTTGGCGGTCGTCGCCGCGGGTTCCGTATTTGCTCAGGATATTCTAGGATGCGGCGGCTTCCTGAAAAGCCACGCCGACATTGACTTCACGAAAGTACACGTGAAACT gtACACGAAGACTGGCAGTCTGAAGGACCAGACCGAGTGTGCGCCCAACACCGGCTATTATTTCTTACCTCTGTATGACAAGGGTGAATATGTGCTGAAA GTTGATCCTCCCAGAGGATGGAGCTTTGAGCCTACAGAGGTAACATTAAATGTAGATGGTGTCACAGATGACTGCAGCCAGGGAAAGgatattaactttacattCAAAGGATTTGGTATTACAGGGCGT gtGATTAGTTTAGGTACTGATTCTGGTCCTAAAGGAGTAACTGTTTCCTTGTATTCAGAAGTTGTATTCAGCAGTGAACAAGTTCCCATTAAATCAATGTTAACTGCAGAAGGtgggatattttattttactcccATTCAGCCTGGAAAATATATTCTTGTTGCACAGCATTCAAA atggtcaattaaaaaaaataaaattgaagtaACTGTTCAAGAAGGAAACACAGAGCTTGCAGACGGTAGTTTAGTAGTATCAGGATATGATGTCAGTGGCAAAGTCACCAATGAGGATGAACCGGTGGCTGGTGTATCCCTTCTCCTTTATGGc aATGGCGTTGCCGAAAACTGTGAGCTTCCTCCTGACGAAAAAAGTTTTGAATCGACGGTTGAAACGGCACCGCTTTGCGTTGTGACTTCGGACAATACCGGTAGATTTATATTCTCCAGTTTATCATCTGGCGATTACAAGATAGTGCCTTGGTATAGTCGCAAGACAATCTACAGCATTCTTCCACAGGTTTTATCTTTCAAAGTTACTCACACCAGCGTAGTTCTCACTGAAGATTTTGAAGTAATTGGCTTCACAGTTAGTGGTCTTGTGCGTAGTTCTGCGAATGGACATCCTTTAcaaggagcaaagatattctTGTCGCAGAAAGAAGTTGCGAAAAAAGCTATTACAGATAAGGATGGAAAATATGTACTGGAGAATATGAAAGCCGGCCAATATATACTTAAAGCAGAATCCC caaatgTACAATTTGGTGATAAAACTGTGAAAATATCTTCTACTTCGCCTGAACTTCCGGTGATGATACCCTCAGCATATAAAGTTTCGGGAAAAGTAACTTTGTCGGCGAAAGGAACGCTACACTTTCGCCGATTATCAATTCAAAATACGGCTGCTACGTTCTATAAGGAACTCAACACCAACGAAAAAACGGGAGAATACTCAGTGTATCTCGCACCagataaatatcaattaagcGTAATTGTAAGCACtgaagaaaaaacaaaaggcTTACA attttatccACTGCAACAAACGATTGATGTGACGTCTCAACCAATTATTAATGTCAACTTCTTGCAATTAAAAGCTACATTAACAGGAACAGTACATTGTTTACCAGGAACGGATTGCAGTCAGGTCTCTGTTACTTTGAAAATACTCGATGGAGTTACAATAAAGACGGTACAAGCTAAAG TTGTTTTCCATTACTTAGATGGTCAATATCAGTTCACGGATATACTACCTGGCCACTACGAGATTTTCATTGACAATGATGTGTTTTGCTGGGAAAATCCTAGTTACAGGATCTCAATAACGTCCGAACGCGCCGAAGTGCCGCCGTTTAAGCATACCGGTTTCTCCATCACTTTCATATCTTCTCACGAGACGGCCGTAGAGTACTTTGAGCCtaataatacgaaattaataactcTGCCTTTGAATAAAGGTAGCATGAGACACTGTGTGCCTAAATCTGGAGCATATACTTTTATCCCGAAGGGTTGTCATGTGTATGAAAATTCCTCTTATACTTGGGACACGAATAATGTCTCCCCGATCTTATTACATTCTACCGAACACACTCATAAAGGCAGTATTATAAGTTTAAGCgtgcaaaataatatcaaagtAAAAATCGAAGACTCAAATGACAGTGTTAC aattggTCCActgaaacatattaaaaaagataatgtGTACAAATACGAGTTTGAATTCAAGGCAAAAACGGATAATATGTACACTATTACTCCGTTATCGGACATTCTACTTTTTAATCCACCATCTCTGAAAGTCTTTGGTGTAAATGATTGCCATAATGATATTGCAAGTTTTGCCAGTGATTTAGGAAAG attaTAGCCGGACATATTTCACCACCGTTGGAAGGTGTAACCGTACgaataattagaaaagatgAAGAGTCTTCAATTCATACTTTAGTTACGCAAAAAGATGGGATTTACAGTGTTGGACCTTTggataaaaaaatcgattatAG TGTTACAGCTGAAAAAGAAGGTTTTGTAATTACTGGGCCTGATGCTAAAGGAGTTTTCTTTGCTCATAAATTGGCCGAGATTATCGTGCAAGTTTCTGATCAAGCTGATAAATCTTCATTACAG GGTGTACTTCTGTCTTTGTCTGGTGGTCAAAATTATCGTAAGAACAGTATAACCAGCGAAGAcggaatatttatatttaattcgttatcACCGGGCGAATATTATCTACGACCCATGATGAAGGAATACCGCTTTGATCCACCGTCAAAAATGATCAATGTCATGGAAGGAGCGACCGTCAATGTGAATGTATTCGGTAACAGAGTTGCCTATAGTGCTTACGGATCTGTTACATCTTTGAATGGAGAACCGGAAGTGGGTTTGCTAGTCGAGGTTCAGGGTGAAAATAATTGCTCCAACCTCCAAGAGGAAGCTACGACCGAGGAGAACGGTACCTTCAGGATTCGCGGTCTTCAACCCAAA tgCGCCTATGTTTTCCGTCTAAAACCGAATGTGGAAAGTAACGCTCATATACAACATACGATTCCTGCCACTTTACACATAACTTCGGAGTCGGTGCAGCCAGTGGAAGATGTTCGTAATTTGCGCCTAATTGCCTTCCATCCGATCTCGCGCACGGACGTCTCAGTGCACGTCACATCCTCCCAACCGGAGCACTATCGCACGATCAAAATAAAGTTGTGTCGAGAGGATGCTCCTGACTCACCGGTACACGTTTCTAAATTAGATATGCATCAATTCACTAACAAGAACGCCGACAATTACAACGCTGGATTTTTGGTTCATTTTCCACCGTTGCAAGCTGACGGCAGAAAGTATTTTGTTCAATTGGAATCATCGTTATCTCAGGCCGTGCACAAATATCGCACTATGCCGGTCTACTTCGAGGCAAACTCGTCGTTTAAATACGTCAAGTTGGCATTTAACGCAGAACGGAAAGTCGATCAGGGTGAAATGAATCAGACATCGGTAATCGCACTGCCGTTTATCATGCTAGTCGCGCTGGCGTTTCTCAATCGCGATAAGCTTTGGATCTGGTTGAACGCGCTAGTAGAGAGACGTTCTAAACCCGTGCCGAGCTCCAGAACGCCTGTCCAAGCCATTCCCATTGATCCCAGAGCGGATGACATCATAGTCGaacaaataatgaatattaataagagGAAAACGAAACCACGAAAAGTATAg
- the Obp10 gene encoding odorant binding protein 10 isoform X2 yields the protein MKLLALTLGFLLQAWIVSCGTRPSFVSDQMIATAASVVNACQTQTAVSTADIEAVRNGQWPETRQLKCYMYCLWEQFGLVDDKRELSLNGMLTFFQRIPAYRAEVEKAISECKGLAKGDNCEYAYTFNKCYATLSPRTYYLF from the exons ATGAAGCTCCTCGCACTCACTCTGGGTTTCCTCCTCCAAGCATGGATCGTGTCCTGCGGA ACGAGACCCAGCTTCGTTTCCGATCAGATGATCGCGACTGCAGCCAGTGTCGTGAATGCCTGCCAAACGCAAACGGCCGTTTCTACAG ctgaCATAGAGGCGGTGAGAAACGGTCAGTGGCCGGAAACACGTCAATTGAAG tGCTACATGTATTGCCTCTGGGAACAATTTGGACTGGTCGACGACAAGAGAGAGCTAAGTCTGAACGGGATGCTGACGTTCTTCCAAAGAATACCCGCTTATAGAGCTGAAGTCGAGAAAGCGATCAGTGAATGCAAGGGGCTCG CAAAGGGTGATAATTGCGAGTACGCGTACACGTTCAACAAGTGTTATGCAACGTTATCCCCGAGA actTACTATCTATTCTAA
- the Obp10 gene encoding odorant binding protein 10 isoform X1 produces the protein MKLLALTLGFLLQAWIVSCGTRPSFVSDQMIATAASVVNACQTQTAVSTADIEAVRNGQWPETRQLKCYMYCLWEQFGLVDDKRELSLNGMLTFFQRIPAYRAEVEKAISECKGLGNYLAKGDNCEYAYTFNKCYATLSPRTYYLF, from the exons ATGAAGCTCCTCGCACTCACTCTGGGTTTCCTCCTCCAAGCATGGATCGTGTCCTGCGGA ACGAGACCCAGCTTCGTTTCCGATCAGATGATCGCGACTGCAGCCAGTGTCGTGAATGCCTGCCAAACGCAAACGGCCGTTTCTACAG ctgaCATAGAGGCGGTGAGAAACGGTCAGTGGCCGGAAACACGTCAATTGAAG tGCTACATGTATTGCCTCTGGGAACAATTTGGACTGGTCGACGACAAGAGAGAGCTAAGTCTGAACGGGATGCTGACGTTCTTCCAAAGAATACCCGCTTATAGAGCTGAAGTCGAGAAAGCGATCAGTGAATGCAAGGGGCTCGGTAACTATTTGG CAAAGGGTGATAATTGCGAGTACGCGTACACGTTCAACAAGTGTTATGCAACGTTATCCCCGAGA actTACTATCTATTCTAA
- the LOC139106160 gene encoding BOS complex subunit NOMO3 isoform X2 → MDLIRRLVFLAYLAVVAAGSVFAQDILGCGGFLKSHADIDFTKVHVKLYTKTGSLKDQTECAPNTGYYFLPLYDKGEYVLKVDPPRGWSFEPTEVTLNVDGVTDDCSQGKDINFTFKGFGITGRVISLGTDSGPKGVTVSLYSEVVFSSEQVPIKSMLTAEGGIFYFTPIQPGKYILVAQHSKWSIKKNKIEVTVQEGNTELADGSLVVSGYDVSGKVTNEDEPVAGVSLLLYGNGVAENCELPPDEKSFESTVETAPLCVVTSDNTGRFIFSSLSSGDYKIVPWYSRKTIYSILPQVLSFKVTHTSVVLTEDFEVIGFTVSGLVRSSANGHPLQGAKIFLSQKEVAKKAITDKDGKYVLENMKAGQYILKAESPNVQFGDKTVKISSTSPELPVMIPSAYKVSGKVTLSAKGTLHFRRLSIQNTAATFYKELNTNEKTGEYSVYLAPDKYQLSVIVSTEEKTKGLQFYPLQQTIDVTSQPIINVNFLQLKATLTGTVHCLPGTDCSQVSVTLKILDGVTIKTVQAKDGQYQFTDILPGHYEIFIDNDVFCWENPSYRISITSERAEVPPFKHTGFSITFISSHETAVEYFEPNNTKLITLPLNKGSMRHCVPKSGAYTFIPKGCHVYENSSYTWDTNNVSPILLHSTEHTHKGSIISLSVQNNIKVKIEDSNDSVTIGPLKHIKKDNVYKYEFEFKAKTDNMYTITPLSDILLFNPPSLKVFGVNDCHNDIASFASDLGKIIAGHISPPLEGVTVRIIRKDEESSIHTLVTQKDGIYSVGPLDKKIDYSVTAEKEGFVITGPDAKGVFFAHKLAEIIVQVSDQADKSSLQGVLLSLSGGQNYRKNSITSEDGIFIFNSLSPGEYYLRPMMKEYRFDPPSKMINVMEGATVNVNVFGNRVAYSAYGSVTSLNGEPEVGLLVEVQGENNCSNLQEEATTEENGTFRIRGLQPKCAYVFRLKPNVESNAHIQHTIPATLHITSESVQPVEDVRNLRLIAFHPISRTDVSVHVTSSQPEHYRTIKIKLCREDAPDSPVHVSKLDMHQFTNKNADNYNAGFLVHFPPLQADGRKYFVQLESSLSQAVHKYRTMPVYFEANSSFKYVKLAFNAERKVDQGEMNQTSVIALPFIMLVALAFLNRDKLWIWLNALVERRSKPVPSSRTPVQAIPIDPRADDIIVEQIMNINKRKTKPRKV, encoded by the exons ATGGATTTAATTCGGCGTCTCGTTTTTCTCGCGTACTTGGCGGTCGTCGCCGCGGGTTCCGTATTTGCTCAGGATATTCTAGGATGCGGCGGCTTCCTGAAAAGCCACGCCGACATTGACTTCACGAAAGTACACGTGAAACT gtACACGAAGACTGGCAGTCTGAAGGACCAGACCGAGTGTGCGCCCAACACCGGCTATTATTTCTTACCTCTGTATGACAAGGGTGAATATGTGCTGAAA GTTGATCCTCCCAGAGGATGGAGCTTTGAGCCTACAGAGGTAACATTAAATGTAGATGGTGTCACAGATGACTGCAGCCAGGGAAAGgatattaactttacattCAAAGGATTTGGTATTACAGGGCGT gtGATTAGTTTAGGTACTGATTCTGGTCCTAAAGGAGTAACTGTTTCCTTGTATTCAGAAGTTGTATTCAGCAGTGAACAAGTTCCCATTAAATCAATGTTAACTGCAGAAGGtgggatattttattttactcccATTCAGCCTGGAAAATATATTCTTGTTGCACAGCATTCAAA atggtcaattaaaaaaaataaaattgaagtaACTGTTCAAGAAGGAAACACAGAGCTTGCAGACGGTAGTTTAGTAGTATCAGGATATGATGTCAGTGGCAAAGTCACCAATGAGGATGAACCGGTGGCTGGTGTATCCCTTCTCCTTTATGGc aATGGCGTTGCCGAAAACTGTGAGCTTCCTCCTGACGAAAAAAGTTTTGAATCGACGGTTGAAACGGCACCGCTTTGCGTTGTGACTTCGGACAATACCGGTAGATTTATATTCTCCAGTTTATCATCTGGCGATTACAAGATAGTGCCTTGGTATAGTCGCAAGACAATCTACAGCATTCTTCCACAGGTTTTATCTTTCAAAGTTACTCACACCAGCGTAGTTCTCACTGAAGATTTTGAAGTAATTGGCTTCACAGTTAGTGGTCTTGTGCGTAGTTCTGCGAATGGACATCCTTTAcaaggagcaaagatattctTGTCGCAGAAAGAAGTTGCGAAAAAAGCTATTACAGATAAGGATGGAAAATATGTACTGGAGAATATGAAAGCCGGCCAATATATACTTAAAGCAGAATCCC caaatgTACAATTTGGTGATAAAACTGTGAAAATATCTTCTACTTCGCCTGAACTTCCGGTGATGATACCCTCAGCATATAAAGTTTCGGGAAAAGTAACTTTGTCGGCGAAAGGAACGCTACACTTTCGCCGATTATCAATTCAAAATACGGCTGCTACGTTCTATAAGGAACTCAACACCAACGAAAAAACGGGAGAATACTCAGTGTATCTCGCACCagataaatatcaattaagcGTAATTGTAAGCACtgaagaaaaaacaaaaggcTTACA attttatccACTGCAACAAACGATTGATGTGACGTCTCAACCAATTATTAATGTCAACTTCTTGCAATTAAAAGCTACATTAACAGGAACAGTACATTGTTTACCAGGAACGGATTGCAGTCAGGTCTCTGTTACTTTGAAAATACTCGATGGAGTTACAATAAAGACGGTACAAGCTAAAG ATGGTCAATATCAGTTCACGGATATACTACCTGGCCACTACGAGATTTTCATTGACAATGATGTGTTTTGCTGGGAAAATCCTAGTTACAGGATCTCAATAACGTCCGAACGCGCCGAAGTGCCGCCGTTTAAGCATACCGGTTTCTCCATCACTTTCATATCTTCTCACGAGACGGCCGTAGAGTACTTTGAGCCtaataatacgaaattaataactcTGCCTTTGAATAAAGGTAGCATGAGACACTGTGTGCCTAAATCTGGAGCATATACTTTTATCCCGAAGGGTTGTCATGTGTATGAAAATTCCTCTTATACTTGGGACACGAATAATGTCTCCCCGATCTTATTACATTCTACCGAACACACTCATAAAGGCAGTATTATAAGTTTAAGCgtgcaaaataatatcaaagtAAAAATCGAAGACTCAAATGACAGTGTTAC aattggTCCActgaaacatattaaaaaagataatgtGTACAAATACGAGTTTGAATTCAAGGCAAAAACGGATAATATGTACACTATTACTCCGTTATCGGACATTCTACTTTTTAATCCACCATCTCTGAAAGTCTTTGGTGTAAATGATTGCCATAATGATATTGCAAGTTTTGCCAGTGATTTAGGAAAG attaTAGCCGGACATATTTCACCACCGTTGGAAGGTGTAACCGTACgaataattagaaaagatgAAGAGTCTTCAATTCATACTTTAGTTACGCAAAAAGATGGGATTTACAGTGTTGGACCTTTggataaaaaaatcgattatAG TGTTACAGCTGAAAAAGAAGGTTTTGTAATTACTGGGCCTGATGCTAAAGGAGTTTTCTTTGCTCATAAATTGGCCGAGATTATCGTGCAAGTTTCTGATCAAGCTGATAAATCTTCATTACAG GGTGTACTTCTGTCTTTGTCTGGTGGTCAAAATTATCGTAAGAACAGTATAACCAGCGAAGAcggaatatttatatttaattcgttatcACCGGGCGAATATTATCTACGACCCATGATGAAGGAATACCGCTTTGATCCACCGTCAAAAATGATCAATGTCATGGAAGGAGCGACCGTCAATGTGAATGTATTCGGTAACAGAGTTGCCTATAGTGCTTACGGATCTGTTACATCTTTGAATGGAGAACCGGAAGTGGGTTTGCTAGTCGAGGTTCAGGGTGAAAATAATTGCTCCAACCTCCAAGAGGAAGCTACGACCGAGGAGAACGGTACCTTCAGGATTCGCGGTCTTCAACCCAAA tgCGCCTATGTTTTCCGTCTAAAACCGAATGTGGAAAGTAACGCTCATATACAACATACGATTCCTGCCACTTTACACATAACTTCGGAGTCGGTGCAGCCAGTGGAAGATGTTCGTAATTTGCGCCTAATTGCCTTCCATCCGATCTCGCGCACGGACGTCTCAGTGCACGTCACATCCTCCCAACCGGAGCACTATCGCACGATCAAAATAAAGTTGTGTCGAGAGGATGCTCCTGACTCACCGGTACACGTTTCTAAATTAGATATGCATCAATTCACTAACAAGAACGCCGACAATTACAACGCTGGATTTTTGGTTCATTTTCCACCGTTGCAAGCTGACGGCAGAAAGTATTTTGTTCAATTGGAATCATCGTTATCTCAGGCCGTGCACAAATATCGCACTATGCCGGTCTACTTCGAGGCAAACTCGTCGTTTAAATACGTCAAGTTGGCATTTAACGCAGAACGGAAAGTCGATCAGGGTGAAATGAATCAGACATCGGTAATCGCACTGCCGTTTATCATGCTAGTCGCGCTGGCGTTTCTCAATCGCGATAAGCTTTGGATCTGGTTGAACGCGCTAGTAGAGAGACGTTCTAAACCCGTGCCGAGCTCCAGAACGCCTGTCCAAGCCATTCCCATTGATCCCAGAGCGGATGACATCATAGTCGaacaaataatgaatattaataagagGAAAACGAAACCACGAAAAGTATAg